The proteins below come from a single Ptychodera flava strain L36383 chromosome 6, AS_Pfla_20210202, whole genome shotgun sequence genomic window:
- the LOC139135025 gene encoding succinate-semialdehyde dehydrogenase, mitochondrial-like isoform X2 has product MAAKNPFIRDKAYIGGKWVSAKDGSSFEVKNPANGELIGSVPDMKAVDAEEAVKVAYDSFQTWKETIAKERQVILRRWDELVKKHKDDLAKLITLEMGKPVREALGEIAYAGSMIEWFAEEARRIYGDTIQAPTKSKRIVVIKQPIGVACMITPWNFPSAMITRKAAAALAAGCTIVLKPSEDTPFSALALAELAEQAGVPPGVFNVVTSSRASTPEVGKVMCTHPLSAGISFTGSTAVGKILMRHAADGVKHVAMELGGHAAFIVFNSADIDAAVNGAMVAKFRNAGQACVGANRFLVQSGVYDKFCDKLAQAMKDELKVGDGFQAGVTMGPLINERAVEKVEKHIKDAVDKGARVLLGGERHSRGGNFIVPTLISDVNTDMIVTQEETFGPLAPVIKFETEKEAVIIANAAKVGLASYFYTNDIPQAWRVAEALEVGMVGVNEGLVSTVETPFSGWKESGLGKEASKYGIEEYLQMKSIVFGGI; this is encoded by the exons ATGGCAGCCAAGAA TCCGTTTATTCGTGACAAGGCGTACATTGGTGGGAAATGGGTGTCCGCGAAGGATGGCAGTAGCTTTGAAGTGAAAAATCCAGCCAATGGGGAGCTGATCGGATCAGTGCCGGATATGAAAGCTGTGGATGCTGAGGAAGCAGTGAAAGTTGCGTACGACAGTTTTCAGACATGGAAAGAAACAATAGCAAAG GAGAGGCAGGTGATACTTCGTCGCTGGGATGAACTGGTCAAGAAACACAAAGATGACTTGGCAAAACTCATCACCTTGGAAATG GGAAAGCCAGTGAGAGAGGCACTCGGTGAAATTGCATACGCTGGCAGCATGATAGAATGGTTTGCAGAGGAAGCCAGGCGAATATACGGAGACACCATTCAGGCACCAACCAAGTCTAAACGTATAGTTGTTATCAAGCAGCCCATCGGCGTGGCTTGCATGATTACACCG TGGAATTTCCCCAGTGCAATGATAACAAGGAAAGCAGCGGCGGCACTGGCTGCTGGCTGTACAATAGTTTTGAAACCGTCAGAAGATACTCCATTTTCAGCACTTGCTCTGGCCGAG CTGGCAGAGCAAGCAGGAGTTCCTCCAGGTGTTTTCAACGTTGTCACAAGTTCAAGAGCAAGCACACCAGAGGTTGGCAAAGTTATGTGCACACACCCACTCTCAGCTGGTATATCATTCACAGGCTCTACTGCTGTTGGCAAG ATACTCATGCGACATGCAGCTGATGGAGTGAAACATGTGGCCATGGAGCTTGGTGGCCATGCCGCCTTCATTGTCTTTAACTCCGCGGACATCGATGCCGCAGTGAATGGAGCCATGGTTGCAAAGTTCAGGAATGCTGGACAG GCATGTGTTGGGGCTAACAGATTTCTGGTGCAGTCTGGTGTCTATGACAAGTTCTGTGATAAGCTAGCCCAGGCTATGAAAGACGAACTGAAAGTTGGCGATGGATTTCAGGCTGGAGTCACGATGGGTCCTCTCATCAACGAGCGGGCAGTTGAAAAG GTGGAAAAACACATCAAAGATGCAGTTGACAAGGGCGCCAGGGTGTTGCTAGGGGGAGAGCGTCACAGTCGTGGCGGTAATTTTATTGTACCGACTCTGATCAGTGATGTCAACACTGACATGATTGTGACTCAAGAAGAGACCTTTGGACCGTTAGCACCAGTCATCAA ATTTGAAACTGAGAAAGAAGCAGTCATTATTGCCAACGCCGCCAAGGTTGGCCTAGCAAGTTACTTCTACACCAATGATATACCTCAGGCATGGCGCGTTGCCGAGGCCCTGGAGGTCGGAATGGTCGGCGTCAACGAGGGACTCGTCTCAACTGTGGAGACTCCGTTCAGCGGATGGAAGGAATCGGGCCTCGGTAAGGAGGCATCAAAGTACGGCATTGAGGAATACCTCCAGATGAAGTCCATCGTGTTCGGTGGAATATGA
- the LOC139135025 gene encoding succinate-semialdehyde dehydrogenase, mitochondrial-like isoform X1: MLWKTHIAFCAYTLVRRPVFDIVGRSLSSMAAKNPFIRDKAYIGGKWVSAKDGSSFEVKNPANGELIGSVPDMKAVDAEEAVKVAYDSFQTWKETIAKERQVILRRWDELVKKHKDDLAKLITLEMGKPVREALGEIAYAGSMIEWFAEEARRIYGDTIQAPTKSKRIVVIKQPIGVACMITPWNFPSAMITRKAAAALAAGCTIVLKPSEDTPFSALALAELAEQAGVPPGVFNVVTSSRASTPEVGKVMCTHPLSAGISFTGSTAVGKILMRHAADGVKHVAMELGGHAAFIVFNSADIDAAVNGAMVAKFRNAGQACVGANRFLVQSGVYDKFCDKLAQAMKDELKVGDGFQAGVTMGPLINERAVEKVEKHIKDAVDKGARVLLGGERHSRGGNFIVPTLISDVNTDMIVTQEETFGPLAPVIKFETEKEAVIIANAAKVGLASYFYTNDIPQAWRVAEALEVGMVGVNEGLVSTVETPFSGWKESGLGKEASKYGIEEYLQMKSIVFGGI, from the exons ATGCTATGGAAGACGCACATAGCTTTTTGTGCATACACTCTGGTCCGAAGGCCG GTCTTTGACATCGTCGGAAGGAGTTTATCAAGCATGGCAGCCAAGAA TCCGTTTATTCGTGACAAGGCGTACATTGGTGGGAAATGGGTGTCCGCGAAGGATGGCAGTAGCTTTGAAGTGAAAAATCCAGCCAATGGGGAGCTGATCGGATCAGTGCCGGATATGAAAGCTGTGGATGCTGAGGAAGCAGTGAAAGTTGCGTACGACAGTTTTCAGACATGGAAAGAAACAATAGCAAAG GAGAGGCAGGTGATACTTCGTCGCTGGGATGAACTGGTCAAGAAACACAAAGATGACTTGGCAAAACTCATCACCTTGGAAATG GGAAAGCCAGTGAGAGAGGCACTCGGTGAAATTGCATACGCTGGCAGCATGATAGAATGGTTTGCAGAGGAAGCCAGGCGAATATACGGAGACACCATTCAGGCACCAACCAAGTCTAAACGTATAGTTGTTATCAAGCAGCCCATCGGCGTGGCTTGCATGATTACACCG TGGAATTTCCCCAGTGCAATGATAACAAGGAAAGCAGCGGCGGCACTGGCTGCTGGCTGTACAATAGTTTTGAAACCGTCAGAAGATACTCCATTTTCAGCACTTGCTCTGGCCGAG CTGGCAGAGCAAGCAGGAGTTCCTCCAGGTGTTTTCAACGTTGTCACAAGTTCAAGAGCAAGCACACCAGAGGTTGGCAAAGTTATGTGCACACACCCACTCTCAGCTGGTATATCATTCACAGGCTCTACTGCTGTTGGCAAG ATACTCATGCGACATGCAGCTGATGGAGTGAAACATGTGGCCATGGAGCTTGGTGGCCATGCCGCCTTCATTGTCTTTAACTCCGCGGACATCGATGCCGCAGTGAATGGAGCCATGGTTGCAAAGTTCAGGAATGCTGGACAG GCATGTGTTGGGGCTAACAGATTTCTGGTGCAGTCTGGTGTCTATGACAAGTTCTGTGATAAGCTAGCCCAGGCTATGAAAGACGAACTGAAAGTTGGCGATGGATTTCAGGCTGGAGTCACGATGGGTCCTCTCATCAACGAGCGGGCAGTTGAAAAG GTGGAAAAACACATCAAAGATGCAGTTGACAAGGGCGCCAGGGTGTTGCTAGGGGGAGAGCGTCACAGTCGTGGCGGTAATTTTATTGTACCGACTCTGATCAGTGATGTCAACACTGACATGATTGTGACTCAAGAAGAGACCTTTGGACCGTTAGCACCAGTCATCAA ATTTGAAACTGAGAAAGAAGCAGTCATTATTGCCAACGCCGCCAAGGTTGGCCTAGCAAGTTACTTCTACACCAATGATATACCTCAGGCATGGCGCGTTGCCGAGGCCCTGGAGGTCGGAATGGTCGGCGTCAACGAGGGACTCGTCTCAACTGTGGAGACTCCGTTCAGCGGATGGAAGGAATCGGGCCTCGGTAAGGAGGCATCAAAGTACGGCATTGAGGAATACCTCCAGATGAAGTCCATCGTGTTCGGTGGAATATGA